TTTGCTAAATTTAAGACTACATTATGCACAAAGCATCTAATCACTGAAACCGCTTCCTGCTGAACATCCGGGAAGGACGAGAACAGGAGTAACCATGAGAGCTTTTCACGAGAACCGGACGTATGGAACAGCGTTCCCCTTCACTGCCTTTGTGAGCCGCAATATCGATTTCCTGGCCCACTGGCACCATGATCTGGAGATTGTCTATGTACTGGAGGGTTCGATCCGGATGGGGATCAACTCCGAGACACGGGTGCTGACCGCAGGAGATCTGGCCGTATGCAGCAGCGGAGATATTCATTATTATGACAGCAAGAACAGCGAGTCCAAGCTGCTGCTGGTGATTTTCAATCCTTCACTGATCGGGTTTCCTGCGGGCTGGCCGCTGAATATGCGGCTTACCTCCCCTTTTGTGGACAAGACCCAATCTGACCCTGTTGAAGGCAACCCCCGGCTGCCCGCGATTATGCAGGAGCTGCTTAAGGAGCATCTGGAGAAGCTTCCGCATCACGAACAGCTGGTGACCGGCCTCCTGCACGAGCTGTGTGCGCTCATTCTGCGGCAGATGCCGCTGGATATCGTCAATCCGCACAAGGATAAGCGGCGCATTACCAATATGAAGATTATGCAGGAGGTGCTGGAGTACCTGGATGTCCATTACATGCACCCCATCACCCTGGCCGATGCCGCCCGTCACGCCAATATGAGTCTGTTCTACTTCTCCCGCTTCTTCAAAAGCATCTCAGGCATGAGCTACGTAGCGTACCTGAACAGCATCCGCGTCAACCAGGCGGAACGGCTGCTGCTGGGCACCGATAAAAGCATTCTGGATATCGCCCTGGAATGCGGCTTCACCAATATCCGCACCTTCAACCGTGTATTCAAGCAGGTCAAGCAGCGGACACCGAGCGAGCTGCGTTAACTTGAAATAGGCTAAAGAAAAAGTAACAGCCTGCACAGGAGAGTATCCTTGCGGGTTTTTTGCGGTTATATGGGGTTTCCTAAGTCCACACCAAACCAGTAAGTCTGAATATTACTATATTAATCATTAAGTGTGCTGCTGATGGAACGAAATTCAAATATACGGACAGGAAGTGATCAAGCAATGGCCTTTTTATCAACAGGACCGATCGAAAATAACCCGGTTAGCGGAGTGAGGCCTACTCAGCAGGTTACCGTTAAAATCGATAATCGCAGCGTGAGCTCGGCGTTCTCTGTATCTATTCAGGGGTATTATCTAAATGCGGGAACAAGGGTCTTGTACGTTAGCGAAGTTGTCCAGCTTGCAGCAAATCAAGTCATTACGAAGAATTATTATGCTGATTTTAATGGTTTTGAATTTATATTTGTTACATCTGATAGTGTGACTGAGTTGAGCAATGTCGTTCAAATTTCGGTGTGGGGCAAGAGTAGTACTGGTC
This genomic interval from Paenibacillus sp. FSL H8-0332 contains the following:
- a CDS encoding AraC family transcriptional regulator — encoded protein: MRAFHENRTYGTAFPFTAFVSRNIDFLAHWHHDLEIVYVLEGSIRMGINSETRVLTAGDLAVCSSGDIHYYDSKNSESKLLLVIFNPSLIGFPAGWPLNMRLTSPFVDKTQSDPVEGNPRLPAIMQELLKEHLEKLPHHEQLVTGLLHELCALILRQMPLDIVNPHKDKRRITNMKIMQEVLEYLDVHYMHPITLADAARHANMSLFYFSRFFKSISGMSYVAYLNSIRVNQAERLLLGTDKSILDIALECGFTNIRTFNRVFKQVKQRTPSELR